The following proteins come from a genomic window of Acidobacteriota bacterium:
- a CDS encoding glycosyltransferase family 2 protein, with product MPAVSVITPAYNVAQYLLDAAESALRQTFADLELIIVNDGSTDTTGEIAETIRRRDPARVRVVTQPNAGLSGARNSAMQAATGEYFALLDSDDTWEPEFLASQMAIFEASPEVDLVTGNALFLGSRLEGRPVRPCPDMRPAITLERIIADEEAVFVMTVFRRRVYHAIGGFDTTLRTNEDYDYWLRAAAAGFRFARNPLPLARYRRRDDSLSASEVRMIAGILKVYDKARTSCVPGTPARRVLEAQIARFEAELELAHARHALASGDHAAAARALAALRSLQPTFKHRAAAFLARYAAPLLAAAYQFKQRRAATPSRGRAAAGVAG from the coding sequence GTGCCAGCCGTCAGCGTGATCACGCCCGCGTACAACGTCGCGCAGTACCTGCTCGACGCAGCGGAATCGGCCCTGCGCCAGACGTTCGCGGACCTGGAGCTGATCATCGTCAACGACGGCTCGACGGATACGACCGGCGAGATCGCCGAGACGATACGCCGCCGCGATCCCGCCCGCGTGCGCGTGGTCACGCAGCCCAACGCCGGGCTGTCCGGGGCGCGCAACTCCGCGATGCAGGCCGCCACCGGCGAGTACTTCGCGCTCCTCGACAGCGACGACACGTGGGAGCCGGAGTTCCTGGCCTCGCAGATGGCCATCTTCGAGGCGTCGCCCGAGGTCGATCTCGTCACCGGGAACGCGTTGTTTCTTGGAAGCCGGCTCGAGGGGCGCCCCGTCCGCCCCTGCCCTGACATGCGCCCCGCCATCACGCTCGAGCGGATCATCGCGGACGAAGAAGCGGTGTTCGTGATGACCGTCTTCCGGCGCCGCGTCTACCACGCCATCGGCGGCTTCGACACGACGCTTCGGACCAACGAGGACTACGACTACTGGCTGCGCGCGGCTGCCGCCGGCTTCCGCTTCGCGCGCAACCCGCTGCCGCTCGCCCGCTACCGCCGGCGCGATGACAGCCTCTCGGCCAGCGAGGTGCGCATGATCGCGGGCATCCTGAAGGTCTACGACAAGGCGCGGACCTCCTGCGTGCCAGGCACACCGGCGCGGCGCGTGCTGGAGGCACAGATCGCGCGCTTCGAAGCGGAGCTGGAACTGGCGCACGCCCGGCACGCGCTCGCCAGCGGCGACCACGCGGCGGCGGCCCGCGCGCTGGCCGCGCTGCGATCGCTCCAGCCGACGTTCAAACACCGCGCGGCGGCGTTCCTCGCCCGCTACGCGGCGCCACTCCTGGCGGCCGCCTATCAGTTCAAACAGCGACGGGCCGCCACCCCGTCCCGCGGCCGGGCCGCCGCCGGAGTCGCCGGATGA
- a CDS encoding glycosyltransferase family 2 protein, translating to MKFSIVIATYNRAPDLAGTLRSLAGLRPPGDWEVIVVDNNSTDGTRACVERASKTFPVELRYLFERQQGRSPALNTGIGAARGEIIATTDDDVRVDADWLDRAAAGLESLRCDYVGGKVLPIWGGERPRWLAARPTKHWAVIALLDYGEQPIEFTTRVPLGVNMAFRRGAFARAGLFDVNTGRRAGTLLGQEVREWGIRARAAGLRGFYVPEMSVRHIIPASRLTKSYFRRWFFWRGISRAMLYERFGLDMEAPEQSTLDCSKVPHIAGVPRYLYRRLIAEAFGWLRAALRGDREQAFEHDTWLWFFAGIVRQRAVTSRGAAPLAARPTGQIAAHLESPASHQS from the coding sequence ATGAAGTTCTCCATCGTCATTGCGACCTACAACCGCGCGCCCGACCTCGCGGGCACGCTCCGGAGCCTCGCCGGCCTCCGCCCCCCCGGCGACTGGGAGGTCATCGTCGTCGACAACAACTCCACCGACGGCACGCGCGCGTGCGTGGAGCGGGCGTCGAAGACCTTCCCCGTCGAGCTACGGTACCTGTTCGAGCGGCAGCAGGGGCGCAGCCCCGCGCTCAACACAGGCATCGGTGCGGCCCGCGGCGAGATCATCGCGACCACCGACGACGACGTGCGGGTGGACGCTGACTGGCTGGACCGTGCGGCGGCAGGGCTCGAGTCGTTGCGCTGCGACTACGTTGGCGGCAAGGTGCTGCCGATCTGGGGCGGCGAGCGCCCGCGATGGCTCGCGGCCCGCCCGACGAAACACTGGGCCGTGATCGCCCTTCTCGACTATGGCGAGCAGCCCATCGAGTTCACCACGCGCGTGCCGCTGGGCGTGAACATGGCCTTCCGCCGCGGCGCGTTCGCGCGGGCGGGATTGTTCGACGTGAACACCGGCCGCCGCGCGGGAACGCTGCTCGGCCAGGAGGTGCGTGAATGGGGGATCCGCGCGCGGGCCGCCGGGTTGCGCGGCTTCTACGTGCCGGAGATGTCCGTGCGCCACATCATTCCTGCGTCGCGGTTGACCAAGTCGTACTTCCGCCGGTGGTTCTTCTGGCGCGGGATCAGCCGGGCGATGCTGTACGAGCGTTTCGGCCTCGACATGGAGGCTCCGGAACAGTCCACCCTTGATTGTTCGAAAGTCCCGCACATCGCCGGCGTGCCGCGCTACTTGTACCGTCGTCTCATCGCCGAAGCGTTCGGATGGCTCAGGGCGGCGCTGCGCGGCGACCGCGAGCAGGCCTTCGAGCACGACACGTGGCTCTGGTTTTTTGCCGGCATCGTCAGGCAGCGCGCGGTCACGAGCCGAGGCGCCGCACCGCTCGCCGCCCGCCCGACTGGACAGATCGCTGCCCACCTTGAGAGCCCCGCTTCCCATCAGTCGTGA
- a CDS encoding AAA family ATPase: MYERFYHLRERPFALSPDPDYLYPSRVHQEALDYLRYGLESHAGFVVITGEIGSGKTTLLQAVLRTLDGHTTVARIVNTLLDPREVLEALMVDLGLDPAGKSKPLMLRDLAQFLVDQRMMGRIVLVVIDEAQNLSPAALEELRMLSNLETEKSKLMQMVLIGQPDLRTKMRSPQLEQLRQRVTVSYHLNPLDADDTARYINHRLRRAAVGAPVEFPRAVTDLVHVRAKGIPRIINVICDAVLVFGYAEERHHIDASLAREAIKELEATGVLPPSEGEIAEAAAAGVETRSAAGAPAVATTPAISPAAAYALDAREEDVRRREQQLAQRERELLEQRRVLSEEYRLLRRPAASSAPALMQSAPTSHTAPLSAPAPHAAGAPAHVSVSRPITQRATTPPSAYVGTSGRLPGRSREPETFWTRLRRIVFGVMEPFSTDRI, encoded by the coding sequence ATGTACGAACGCTTCTATCACCTTCGTGAACGGCCGTTCGCCCTGAGTCCCGACCCGGACTACCTGTACCCGAGCCGCGTCCACCAGGAAGCGCTCGACTACCTGCGGTACGGGCTCGAGAGCCACGCCGGGTTCGTCGTGATTACCGGCGAGATCGGCAGCGGCAAGACCACCCTGCTGCAGGCGGTGCTGCGAACACTCGACGGCCACACCACCGTGGCGCGGATCGTCAACACGCTGCTGGACCCGCGCGAGGTGCTCGAGGCCCTGATGGTGGATCTCGGGCTCGACCCGGCTGGCAAGAGCAAGCCGCTCATGCTGCGCGATCTCGCGCAGTTCCTCGTCGACCAGCGGATGATGGGCCGCATCGTGCTCGTCGTCATCGACGAGGCGCAGAATCTCAGCCCGGCCGCCCTCGAGGAGCTGCGGATGCTCTCGAACCTCGAGACCGAGAAATCCAAGCTGATGCAGATGGTGTTGATCGGCCAGCCCGATCTCCGCACGAAGATGCGCTCGCCGCAGCTCGAACAGCTGCGCCAGCGTGTCACGGTGAGCTACCACCTGAACCCGCTCGATGCCGACGACACCGCGCGCTACATCAATCACCGGCTGCGCCGTGCGGCCGTGGGCGCGCCGGTGGAGTTCCCGCGGGCGGTCACCGATCTGGTCCACGTGCGCGCCAAAGGCATCCCGCGCATCATCAACGTGATTTGCGACGCGGTGCTCGTGTTCGGCTACGCCGAGGAGCGCCACCACATCGACGCCTCGCTCGCGCGGGAAGCGATCAAGGAGCTGGAGGCAACGGGCGTGCTTCCGCCCAGCGAGGGCGAGATCGCTGAAGCGGCCGCCGCGGGTGTGGAGACGCGGTCAGCCGCCGGCGCACCGGCGGTCGCGACGACGCCCGCCATCAGCCCTGCCGCGGCGTACGCGCTGGACGCGCGCGAGGAAGACGTTCGCCGGCGCGAACAGCAGCTCGCGCAGCGCGAGCGCGAGTTGCTGGAGCAGCGCCGGGTGCTCTCCGAGGAATACCGGCTGCTGCGGCGGCCGGCGGCCTCATCGGCTCCCGCCCTGATGCAGTCGGCACCGACCTCGCACACCGCTCCGCTGAGCGCGCCGGCGCCGCACGCAGCGGGCGCGCCCGCGCACGTGTCCGTGTCGCGCCCGATCACGCAGCGCGCCACCACGCCGCCGTCCGCGTACGTGGGGACCTCCGGCCGCCTCCCCGGCAGATCGCGGGAGCCGGAGACCTTCTGGACCCGCCTGCGCCGGATCGTCTTCGGCGTCATGGAACCGTTCAGCACCGACCGTATCTGA
- a CDS encoding phosphocholine cytidylyltransferase family protein translates to MRGVILAAGRGTRLNGGQSNAPKCLVDVGGVSLVERHIALLQACGVRDVAVVIGCGAEAVRRACGRGVRYVENPDFAATNSLYSLWLTRHLLGDAAGFVVMNCDVLLHPRLLDDLLTSRYEDAMLIGYREDAATAFADEEMKVTVRRGCVTDMSKQMDPADADGENLGVLKFGREGTRLLLLILDRIVEAGGVREWAPRAFAEFARRRPLHAIGTRGLPWTEIDFPEDYDRAVNDVLPAIEADTRAAAPARRRDEAPLAAAGAESRA, encoded by the coding sequence ATGCGAGGGGTCATCCTGGCCGCGGGGCGCGGCACCCGGCTCAATGGCGGGCAGAGCAACGCGCCGAAATGCCTGGTCGACGTGGGCGGCGTGTCGCTCGTCGAGCGCCACATTGCTCTGCTCCAGGCGTGCGGCGTCCGCGACGTCGCCGTCGTGATCGGCTGCGGGGCCGAGGCGGTCCGGCGTGCCTGCGGGCGCGGCGTCCGGTACGTCGAGAACCCGGACTTCGCGGCCACCAACAGCCTCTACTCGCTGTGGCTGACACGGCATCTGCTCGGCGATGCAGCCGGTTTCGTCGTCATGAATTGCGACGTGCTGCTCCACCCGCGGCTCCTCGATGACCTGCTGACGTCGCGTTACGAGGACGCCATGCTGATCGGGTACCGCGAGGATGCCGCGACGGCATTTGCCGACGAGGAGATGAAGGTCACCGTGCGCCGCGGCTGCGTCACCGACATGTCAAAGCAGATGGATCCGGCCGACGCCGACGGCGAGAACCTGGGCGTGCTGAAGTTCGGCCGGGAAGGCACCCGGCTGCTGCTCTTGATCCTTGACCGCATCGTGGAGGCGGGCGGCGTGCGCGAGTGGGCGCCTCGCGCGTTTGCCGAGTTCGCGCGCCGGCGCCCGCTGCATGCGATCGGGACGCGCGGGCTGCCGTGGACCGAGATCGATTTCCCCGAGGATTACGACCGGGCGGTGAACGACGTCCTCCCCGCCATCGAGGCGGACACGCGCGCTGCGGCGCCGGCGCGCAGGCGCGACGAGGCGCCGCTGGCCGCCGCGGGAGCCGAGTCACGCGCATGA
- a CDS encoding O-antigen ligase family protein: MTERLTFNYGTGQRHVERRRVDFERAFAGPSGARTLEESARPDWAWRGLLAFTFVLFFRPQDQLPFLMPFHLAEVTAIAALTAMFFQRLSRGETVVPLTPEFLGVSALGIVMAATIPFSIWPGGAFATFSDVFLKILAIFVLMVHALRSPKRLERMTWIILVACGYLGFRAILDYARGVNLVEGGRVQGSIGGIFRNPNDLALNLVSYLPIAIFAMIEPGSIPKRTWGAIIALLMIGAVIATQSRSGTIGLVIVIGICTLYALLRRPTLVLVGFLIVAVSVPFVPHSYVERMASIADPSKDQSGSREARWILMQESWASFVARPITGVGAGQFKNYNPEGRLEAWRETHNALLQLATELGALGPMIMLFLVWRGLKAVRHARQILARAVRAGTLSASDPAVRWMRAHLSAMSAGIIGWFICAQFASVAYNWTFYYLLALAAAPRQLLILNGFDVAEATARRATARLPGVARPEAARA, encoded by the coding sequence ATGACCGAGCGGCTGACGTTCAACTACGGCACCGGGCAGCGGCACGTCGAGAGACGCCGCGTGGACTTCGAGCGCGCGTTTGCGGGTCCCTCCGGCGCGCGCACGCTGGAAGAGTCCGCACGTCCCGACTGGGCGTGGCGCGGACTCCTCGCGTTCACCTTCGTGCTCTTCTTCCGGCCGCAGGACCAGCTCCCGTTCCTCATGCCGTTCCACCTCGCGGAGGTGACCGCGATTGCCGCGCTCACCGCGATGTTCTTCCAGCGCCTCAGCCGAGGCGAGACGGTCGTCCCGCTGACGCCCGAATTCCTCGGCGTCTCCGCGCTCGGCATCGTCATGGCCGCCACGATCCCGTTCTCGATCTGGCCGGGCGGCGCGTTTGCCACCTTCAGCGACGTGTTCCTGAAGATCCTGGCGATCTTCGTGCTGATGGTGCACGCGCTGCGCTCGCCGAAGCGGCTCGAGCGCATGACGTGGATCATCCTGGTCGCCTGCGGCTATCTCGGCTTCCGCGCGATCCTCGACTACGCGCGCGGCGTCAACCTGGTGGAGGGAGGGCGCGTCCAGGGCTCGATCGGCGGCATCTTCCGGAATCCGAATGACCTCGCGCTGAACCTGGTGAGCTATCTGCCGATTGCGATCTTCGCGATGATCGAGCCCGGCAGCATCCCGAAGCGCACGTGGGGCGCCATCATCGCCCTCCTCATGATCGGCGCGGTCATTGCGACCCAGTCCCGCAGCGGCACGATCGGCCTCGTCATCGTCATCGGCATCTGCACTCTGTACGCTCTGCTCCGGCGGCCCACGCTCGTCCTGGTGGGATTCCTGATCGTGGCGGTGTCGGTGCCCTTTGTCCCTCACAGCTATGTCGAACGGATGGCCAGCATCGCCGACCCCTCGAAGGACCAGAGCGGCTCGCGAGAGGCGCGCTGGATTCTGATGCAGGAGTCGTGGGCCTCGTTCGTCGCGCGCCCGATCACGGGCGTCGGCGCGGGCCAGTTCAAGAACTACAACCCGGAAGGGCGCCTCGAGGCCTGGCGCGAGACGCACAACGCGTTGTTGCAGCTCGCCACCGAGCTTGGCGCTCTCGGGCCGATGATCATGCTGTTTCTCGTGTGGCGCGGCCTCAAGGCGGTGCGCCACGCGCGGCAGATCCTCGCACGGGCGGTGCGGGCGGGCACCCTCTCGGCGTCGGACCCCGCGGTGCGGTGGATGCGGGCGCATCTCTCCGCCATGTCGGCAGGGATCATCGGCTGGTTCATCTGCGCCCAGTTCGCGTCGGTGGCGTACAACTGGACCTTCTATTACCTGCTGGCGCTCGCGGCGGCGCCGCGCCAGCTGCTCATCCTCAACGGGTTCGACGTGGCCGAGGCGACTGCCCGTAGAGCAACGGCCCGCCTGCCCGGCGTGGCGCGGCCGGAGGCGGCGCGCGCATGA
- a CDS encoding YvcK family protein yields the protein MNISSFPQPIVDRRDVMPALTSAPRVVAIGGGTGLPNLLRGLRPLLYGDRASTPRDQLVAVVTTTDDGGSSGRLRKELGVIPPGDIRNCLAALAEHRGLLADLFQYRFDSGGGLNGHALGNLVLAALADVTNDFARAVELAARAVGARGTVLPVTAEAVSLVAALEDGSLVRGETAIRNAGTKIVRLSLSPEDPKCLSAVIDAVAGADVIVLGPGSLYTSLLPPLLVPELAEAVSAARATRVFVMNLMTEPGETDGFGAPEHLRAIAAHVGRQLFDVALYSTATLSPQTVAAYASRGAGPVIVSPGDLETLSAMGARAIGLPLASEMPPGTIRHHPGRLGAAITAVARGKLGAWRPPTRSARPERRRSRA from the coding sequence ATGAACATCTCTTCGTTTCCGCAGCCGATCGTGGACAGGCGCGACGTGATGCCGGCGCTGACCTCCGCGCCACGCGTAGTGGCGATCGGCGGCGGCACCGGGCTGCCAAACCTTCTGCGCGGCCTGAGACCGCTGCTCTACGGCGACCGGGCCAGCACGCCGCGCGACCAGCTCGTCGCGGTGGTCACCACCACCGACGATGGCGGCAGCTCGGGCCGGCTCCGGAAGGAGTTGGGCGTGATCCCGCCGGGGGACATTCGGAACTGCCTGGCCGCGCTCGCCGAGCATCGGGGACTGCTCGCGGATCTGTTCCAGTACCGCTTTGACAGCGGCGGCGGGCTGAACGGGCACGCCCTGGGCAACCTCGTGCTGGCGGCGCTGGCTGACGTGACCAACGACTTCGCACGCGCCGTGGAGCTGGCGGCGCGTGCGGTCGGTGCGCGCGGGACCGTGCTGCCGGTCACCGCCGAGGCCGTGTCGCTGGTGGCGGCGCTGGAAGACGGATCGCTGGTGCGCGGCGAAACCGCGATTCGCAACGCCGGCACGAAGATCGTGCGGCTCTCCCTGTCGCCCGAGGATCCGAAGTGCCTGAGCGCCGTGATCGACGCGGTGGCAGGCGCGGACGTGATCGTGCTCGGCCCGGGAAGCCTCTACACGAGCCTCCTGCCGCCGCTGCTCGTGCCCGAGCTCGCCGAGGCCGTGTCGGCCGCGCGAGCCACGCGCGTGTTCGTGATGAACCTGATGACGGAGCCGGGCGAAACCGACGGGTTCGGCGCGCCGGAGCACCTGCGTGCCATCGCGGCGCATGTCGGCAGGCAGTTGTTCGACGTGGCGCTGTATAGCACGGCCACCCTGTCGCCGCAGACCGTCGCGGCATACGCATCGCGTGGCGCCGGTCCGGTGATCGTTTCGCCTGGCGACCTCGAGACGCTTTCCGCGATGGGCGCGCGCGCCATCGGCCTGCCGCTCGCCTCGGAGATGCCACCCGGCACGATCCGGCACCACCCCGGTCGGCTGGGCGCGGCGATCACCGCGGTCGCCCGCGGCAAGCTCGGCGCATGGCGCCCCCCGACTCGCTCGGCGCGGCCTGAGCGTCGAAGGTCGCGCGCCTAA
- a CDS encoding glycosyltransferase family 2 protein gives MKPLFWIAIAVIAYVYVGYPLLLAAWARLRPRSVRRKPLGPDAPGASIVIAARNEAHRLPARVTNLLAQDYPGPIDIIVVSDGSTDATRDALAPFGHRVRLVDIPASGKPSALNAGVAAAAHEILVFADARQAFAPDAVRRLVENFADPAVGAVTGELLLDCEADAAMPASTVGDSVGAYWRYEKWLRRRESAVWSTLGATGAIYAMRRTLWRPLPSPALLDDVLAPMRVVLAGARVVFDERAKAYDRVEADAGAERRRKVRTLAGNIQILGLEPALINPFANRVWLQYVSHKLGRLVVPYAMALALITNVAIVPADILYVAALVAQIGFYGLAGYGAWLARQEHGDEADQSGRTDRLRVRHDERSGGGGTSRGAAAPARLAVRQ, from the coding sequence ATGAAGCCGCTGTTCTGGATCGCGATCGCGGTGATTGCCTACGTCTACGTGGGTTATCCGCTGCTGCTCGCGGCGTGGGCCCGGCTGCGGCCGCGATCCGTCCGGCGGAAGCCGCTCGGGCCCGACGCGCCCGGAGCGTCCATCGTGATTGCCGCGCGCAACGAGGCGCACCGCCTTCCGGCGCGCGTCACCAACCTGCTCGCGCAGGACTATCCCGGCCCGATCGACATCATCGTCGTCTCCGATGGATCCACGGATGCGACGCGCGACGCACTCGCGCCATTCGGGCACCGCGTGCGCCTCGTGGACATCCCGGCGTCCGGAAAGCCATCGGCCCTGAATGCCGGGGTGGCCGCTGCGGCGCACGAGATTCTCGTGTTCGCGGACGCGCGGCAGGCGTTCGCGCCCGACGCCGTCCGCCGGCTCGTGGAGAATTTCGCCGATCCGGCCGTGGGTGCGGTCACCGGCGAACTGCTGCTTGATTGCGAAGCGGATGCGGCGATGCCGGCATCAACGGTCGGCGACAGCGTCGGTGCGTACTGGCGGTACGAGAAGTGGCTGCGCCGCCGGGAGAGCGCGGTCTGGTCCACGCTCGGCGCGACCGGAGCGATCTATGCGATGCGCCGGACGTTGTGGCGGCCGCTTCCCTCTCCGGCGCTGCTCGACGATGTGCTGGCGCCGATGCGCGTGGTGCTCGCGGGCGCTCGAGTGGTGTTCGATGAACGCGCGAAGGCCTACGACCGCGTCGAAGCGGACGCGGGGGCCGAACGCCGGCGCAAGGTCAGGACGCTCGCCGGCAACATCCAGATCCTGGGGCTCGAGCCCGCGCTCATCAATCCATTCGCGAATCGCGTCTGGCTGCAGTACGTCTCCCACAAGCTTGGCCGGCTCGTCGTGCCGTACGCGATGGCGCTCGCGCTGATCACCAACGTTGCGATCGTGCCGGCAGACATCTTGTATGTGGCTGCGCTGGTCGCGCAGATCGGGTTTTACGGCTTGGCCGGGTACGGGGCCTGGCTCGCACGACAGGAACACGGCGATGAGGCTGATCAATCGGGTCGCACGGATCGCCTACGCGTTCGTCACGATGAACGGAGCGGCGGTGGCGGGACTTCTCGCGGCGCTGCGGCGCCGGCACGTCTGGCGGTGAGGCAATGA
- a CDS encoding nucleotide sugar dehydrogenase, with amino-acid sequence MSGLAAVLLDRLKTRSARTGVVGLGYVGLPLAVEFARAGFRTTGIDLDPRKVNAVNAGRSYIPDVPEADVTEHARAGRLTAAADFGVIAELDTVNICVPTPLRKTKDPDMSYVVSACERIAEHLHPGMLVVLESTTYPGTTVELLQPMLEANGLKAGVDFFLAFSPERVDPANERFNTRNTPKVVGGLTPTCTDLASALYGAAIETIVPVSSPGVAEMVKLLENTFRAVNIGLVNELALMCDKLGIDVWEVVDAAKTKPFGFMPFYPGPGLGGHCIPIDPFYLSWKAKQFGFEPRFIELAGHVNSAMPRFVADKIAEALNTRRKALNGSTIVVAGITYKRDIDDMRESPSLDVMHLLEERGARVLYSDPWVPVLAAGAWAGGRELRSVALTPEALGSADCVAILTDHKAFDYAAMVAAADLVVDTRNATRSDAPHVFRLGAPNPAHKQALQEQAEADAVLAAAEGAVSGPPARA; translated from the coding sequence ATGTCTGGACTCGCGGCCGTTCTCCTGGATCGCCTGAAGACCCGCTCCGCACGCACCGGCGTCGTGGGCCTCGGCTACGTCGGCCTGCCGCTCGCCGTCGAATTCGCGCGCGCGGGCTTTCGTACCACCGGCATCGACCTCGATCCGCGCAAGGTGAACGCGGTCAACGCCGGCCGGTCGTACATCCCCGACGTGCCGGAGGCGGATGTCACCGAACACGCACGCGCCGGACGGCTCACCGCCGCGGCGGACTTCGGCGTGATCGCCGAGCTGGACACCGTCAACATCTGTGTCCCCACCCCGCTGCGCAAGACCAAGGACCCGGACATGTCCTACGTCGTTTCGGCGTGCGAGCGAATAGCGGAGCACCTGCATCCCGGGATGCTCGTCGTCCTCGAATCCACGACGTATCCGGGCACGACGGTGGAGCTGCTGCAGCCAATGCTCGAGGCGAACGGGCTCAAGGCCGGCGTGGACTTCTTCCTGGCGTTCTCTCCGGAGCGCGTCGACCCCGCGAACGAGCGGTTCAACACGAGGAACACGCCGAAGGTGGTCGGCGGCCTGACCCCGACGTGCACCGATCTCGCGTCGGCGCTCTACGGGGCGGCCATCGAGACCATTGTCCCGGTCAGCTCGCCGGGCGTGGCGGAGATGGTGAAGCTGCTCGAGAACACGTTCCGCGCCGTGAACATCGGCCTGGTCAACGAGCTGGCGCTCATGTGCGACAAGCTCGGGATCGACGTCTGGGAGGTGGTCGACGCGGCGAAGACGAAGCCGTTCGGGTTCATGCCCTTCTATCCCGGCCCCGGCCTCGGTGGTCACTGCATCCCTATCGATCCGTTTTATCTCTCGTGGAAGGCCAAACAGTTCGGATTCGAGCCGCGGTTCATCGAGCTGGCCGGCCACGTCAACAGCGCGATGCCGCGTTTCGTGGCAGACAAGATCGCCGAAGCGTTGAACACGCGGAGGAAGGCCCTCAACGGGTCGACGATCGTTGTCGCAGGCATCACGTACAAACGCGACATCGATGACATGCGCGAGTCTCCGTCGCTCGACGTCATGCACCTGCTCGAGGAACGCGGCGCCCGGGTGCTCTACAGCGATCCCTGGGTGCCGGTCCTGGCAGCCGGCGCGTGGGCGGGAGGGCGCGAGCTGCGGTCGGTGGCCCTGACGCCCGAGGCGCTGGGCTCGGCCGACTGCGTCGCGATCCTCACGGATCACAAGGCTTTCGACTACGCCGCGATGGTCGCGGCCGCCGATCTCGTGGTCGACACGCGGAACGCGACGCGGAGCGACGCCCCGCACGTGTTCAGGCTGGGGGCGCCGAACCCGGCGCACAAGCAGGCGCTGCAGGAGCAGGCCGAGGCGGATGCTGTCCTCGCGGCCGCGGAAGGGGCCGTTTCGGGTCCGCCGGCGCGAGCCTGA
- a CDS encoding CDP-glycerol glycerophosphotransferase family protein: MTLAALIQSGLRQIRRADEKWSRRSGKRRILVDGRTPVNYVMVAPVHRAMAADPRVEFWFTASEEPRRLAEISAAAPPDGALVHPRRAALMKFDAYLASDFMWATLPRGAQRVQMFHGVGGKYGFDAPTTSMRVWDRLLFVNVRRLRNFIAAGAIDADSPAIRLVGMPKVDCLVDGTLRRDDVLRTLDLDPAKPSVLYAPTWSPESSLNAFGLDLVARLAAMQINVIVKLHDRSRDLRDRYSGGRDWMQALAPLAERRNARIVTGHDICPCLAAADAMITDHSSAGFEYLLLDRPLVRIHRPTLIRAANIHPDYVKLMTEASDSANDLEGTLAAVERALAAPSERSGSRRAIAEDLFHQPGAATARTVAALYDTIELEQPAAALRPAEALCQPSA; this comes from the coding sequence ATGACGCTCGCCGCGCTGATCCAATCGGGACTCCGACAGATCCGCCGCGCCGACGAGAAATGGTCGCGCAGGTCGGGAAAGCGCCGGATCCTGGTCGACGGCCGCACGCCGGTCAACTACGTCATGGTCGCGCCGGTCCACCGCGCCATGGCGGCTGACCCCCGGGTGGAATTCTGGTTCACCGCGAGCGAAGAGCCCAGGCGCCTGGCGGAGATCTCTGCTGCCGCGCCGCCTGATGGCGCGCTCGTGCACCCGCGACGCGCCGCGCTCATGAAGTTCGATGCGTATCTCGCGTCGGACTTCATGTGGGCCACGCTCCCCAGGGGCGCCCAGCGCGTCCAGATGTTCCACGGCGTCGGGGGCAAGTACGGGTTTGACGCGCCGACGACCTCCATGCGCGTGTGGGACCGGCTCCTGTTCGTGAACGTGCGGCGGCTCCGCAACTTCATCGCGGCGGGTGCGATCGACGCCGACAGCCCCGCCATCCGCCTTGTCGGCATGCCGAAGGTGGACTGCCTCGTCGACGGCACGCTCCGGAGAGACGACGTGCTGAGGACGCTCGACCTGGATCCGGCGAAGCCATCGGTGCTGTATGCGCCGACGTGGTCTCCCGAGTCGTCGCTGAACGCCTTCGGACTCGACCTGGTGGCGCGCCTCGCCGCGATGCAAATCAACGTGATCGTGAAGCTGCACGACCGATCGCGCGACCTGCGCGACCGGTATTCCGGCGGGCGCGACTGGATGCAGGCGCTCGCGCCCCTGGCGGAACGGCGGAACGCCCGCATCGTGACCGGGCACGACATCTGCCCCTGCCTGGCGGCCGCCGACGCGATGATCACGGATCACAGCTCCGCCGGATTCGAATACCTGCTGCTCGACCGGCCCCTCGTCCGCATCCACCGGCCCACGCTGATCCGGGCAGCCAACATTCACCCGGACTACGTCAAGCTGATGACCGAAGCGTCTGACTCGGCGAACGACCTCGAGGGAACCCTGGCCGCCGTCGAACGTGCGCTCGCCGCACCCTCGGAGCGCTCGGGCTCGCGACGTGCAATCGCCGAGGACCTCTTTCATCAGCCCGGCGCCGCCACGGCGCGAACCGTCGCCGCGTTGTACGACACCATCGAACTCGAGCAGCCCGCAGCGGCGCTGCGTCCCGCGGAGGCCCTGTGCCAGCCGTCAGCGTGA